One window from the genome of Halomicrobium zhouii encodes:
- a CDS encoding metal-dependent hydrolase: MHQDSNRYSSMMPWGHFAVAFLPFLTYRLLRQQRLPSRRVTVFLFVATQLPDLIDKPLAWGLHVLPSGRSFAHSLLFAVPLVIAVTIFLTRGDRATLGALFTFGYLSHVFADIYDLLLTVPPDQWQTTYVASLYWPLVAIPAPEPMPFVYYFTRISPTRYAQGSLGLALFAAFFFYPELAAAVGRRQSPVKLPTDEEPTAANER, from the coding sequence ATGCACCAGGACTCCAATCGATACTCATCTATGATGCCATGGGGTCACTTTGCCGTCGCGTTTCTCCCGTTTCTCACCTACAGACTTCTGCGACAGCAGCGACTACCGAGTCGCAGGGTGACGGTGTTTCTCTTCGTCGCAACCCAGCTCCCTGACCTCATCGACAAACCGCTCGCATGGGGACTTCATGTCCTTCCCTCGGGCCGGTCGTTCGCCCACTCGCTACTGTTCGCGGTTCCGCTTGTTATTGCAGTCACAATATTTCTCACACGTGGCGACCGGGCGACGCTTGGTGCGCTCTTCACTTTTGGGTATCTGTCGCATGTGTTCGCTGACATCTACGACCTGCTCCTCACCGTCCCGCCCGATCAGTGGCAGACGACCTACGTCGCGAGTTTGTATTGGCCTCTCGTTGCTATCCCCGCTCCGGAGCCGATGCCGTTCGTCTACTATTTCACGCGCATCTCGCCGACTCGGTACGCACAGGGCAGTCTCGGCCTTGCGTTATTCGCCGCGTTCTTCTTCTACCCGGAGCTCGCGGCGGCGGTCGGAAGACGCCAGTCTCCCGTGAAACTTCCGACCGACGAAGAGCCCACAGCAGCGAACGAACGCTAG
- a CDS encoding alkaline phosphatase family protein — protein sequence MNGRTIVIGLDGLSEMLIGLEETSTLSNLFDESGGTLLSTLPPTTGPAWSSFQTGKNPERHGISSLINIYEAENSYKMREFSGADLASEAIYESFDHEDDDCFVMNLPYTYPPRIDGDVVTSWLTNSDDLVDFIHPSDLRDRYPNLNSYSPHPDGNSDLAFLKSLLSIERDRIEITKQVIEDGDHEFVFTLFSGTDTMQHRVYSDLAGRASTSEADVARKILREIDDFISWLVDAKAETDNLVLMSDHGFRQFDGYFSLNGWLHENGYLSFSKDGVQFQNSNDDATTTFDIGPLYDFVRRNEVLMNSLMPIYRFFSDHNVEFTSEKGIDMSDTEAYCRHDQEQSIYINHTGERYESLKAQLIDELSDIPGIRPVDVTSEYGSSENMGDIVVLGDRYQVIRGDRNDPISDRPIPYHHRNGVVMLLGPSFESTPDVMNIEDLYPTLLHLNGYAVPDDLDGRVIEEHLTTESNIEFRDPLSSGVENTESGAADSDSEAVQNRLEDLGYL from the coding sequence ATGAACGGGCGAACAATTGTGATCGGTCTCGACGGTCTCAGTGAGATGTTGATCGGCCTTGAGGAGACCTCGACGCTTAGTAATCTGTTTGACGAATCGGGTGGAACCCTCTTGAGCACGCTTCCACCCACTACTGGCCCCGCATGGTCCAGTTTCCAGACAGGGAAGAATCCCGAACGTCACGGTATCTCCTCGCTCATTAACATCTACGAGGCGGAGAACTCGTACAAGATGCGCGAGTTCTCCGGCGCCGATTTGGCGAGCGAGGCTATCTACGAGTCGTTCGACCACGAAGACGACGACTGTTTCGTGATGAATCTGCCGTACACCTATCCGCCGCGGATCGACGGTGACGTCGTCACCAGCTGGCTCACGAATAGCGACGACCTCGTCGATTTCATCCATCCATCCGATCTGCGTGATCGATATCCGAACCTCAACTCGTACTCGCCCCATCCGGACGGCAACTCCGACCTCGCGTTTCTTAAATCACTCCTGTCCATCGAACGCGACCGAATCGAGATAACGAAGCAGGTCATAGAGGACGGGGACCACGAATTCGTCTTCACGCTATTCTCGGGCACCGACACGATGCAACATCGCGTCTATTCCGACTTGGCAGGTCGCGCCTCTACGTCAGAGGCTGACGTCGCCCGTAAGATTCTTCGAGAGATCGACGACTTTATCTCGTGGCTCGTAGATGCGAAGGCCGAAACCGACAATCTCGTACTGATGTCTGACCACGGGTTCAGGCAGTTCGACGGCTATTTCTCGCTCAACGGCTGGCTCCATGAGAACGGTTATCTCTCGTTTTCGAAGGACGGCGTTCAGTTCCAAAACTCAAACGACGATGCAACGACTACCTTCGACATCGGTCCGCTGTACGATTTTGTTCGCCGAAATGAAGTATTGATGAACTCACTGATGCCGATCTATCGGTTCTTCTCGGACCACAATGTTGAGTTTACCTCCGAGAAAGGGATCGACATGTCAGATACTGAGGCTTATTGCAGACACGATCAGGAGCAATCGATCTACATCAATCACACGGGTGAGCGATACGAGTCACTTAAAGCACAGTTGATCGATGAACTGAGCGACATCCCAGGGATCAGGCCAGTAGATGTGACTTCTGAATATGGGTCGTCTGAAAACATGGGCGACATCGTGGTTCTGGGCGATCGGTATCAGGTGATCAGAGGGGACCGAAACGATCCGATCAGCGACCGTCCCATCCCCTACCACCATCGTAATGGCGTCGTGATGCTCTTGGGGCCGTCTTTCGAGTCGACGCCCGACGTGATGAACATCGAAGACCTCTACCCGACACTTCTCCATTTGAACGGGTACGCTGTTCCGGATGACTTGGACGGCCGCGTTATCGAAGAGCATCTCACCACCGAGAGCAACATTGAGTTCCGTGATCCACTCTCTTCCGGCGTGGAGAACACTGAATCCGGTGCGGCCGACTCCGACTCGGAAGCCGTTCAGAACCGACTTGAGGATCTCGGCTATCTATGA
- a CDS encoding lipid II flippase MurJ: MNIARSSIGIFAAKASISLAVLSSTLYAAQTLGAAPLGVYFLFHSTAVLLSTSTDMGIVMATKKRISEGSDRAKFFTASLLVRSLILVFVALAITLLSDYINEYVGIESSALFLVGVLFLSVLKMSVKSGLDGEMKVVRSAFVGAIQEFGKFAFWIVAIQQGLGEFGLIAGLGFGYVIAIVYGFLMMDIGLAVPSWEQIESLYAFSKFSWLTSIANKMWNWVDVLVLGLFVASNFIAIYEVSWKITGVFYFASVALSEAIFPKVSNLHYQGKHDESRQLINRAVTYSGVLVIPGIVGSIFLGEHVLAVYGEEFSAGYEIMAILMVGRIFHCYYSVLAFTLNAVDRPDLAFRINAVFLVTNVIGNFGLVMVMGWTGAAIATAGSMLVSLGLASTYIKQIVNVGIDYQAISKQIVSATSMGLGLLLFQRLYSIDSLPFLAVAVAAGGAIYFLSLSLLHRDAVVAFVERYQPIRRNT; this comes from the coding sequence ATGAACATCGCCAGATCGTCGATCGGTATCTTCGCTGCCAAGGCTTCCATCTCTCTTGCCGTCCTCTCTAGTACACTCTACGCCGCCCAGACCCTCGGCGCGGCACCGCTCGGAGTGTACTTTCTGTTTCACTCTACGGCAGTGCTCCTATCGACGTCTACTGATATGGGCATCGTCATGGCCACGAAGAAACGAATCAGCGAGGGTAGCGACCGCGCTAAGTTTTTCACGGCTTCGTTGCTCGTCCGGTCTCTCATATTGGTCTTCGTCGCCCTCGCCATTACGCTGTTGAGCGATTACATCAACGAGTACGTCGGGATTGAATCGAGCGCGCTCTTTCTCGTCGGCGTCCTCTTCCTGTCCGTGCTCAAGATGAGCGTCAAATCGGGCCTTGACGGGGAGATGAAAGTCGTCCGGTCGGCGTTCGTCGGGGCGATACAGGAGTTCGGAAAGTTCGCGTTCTGGATCGTCGCCATTCAGCAGGGCCTCGGCGAGTTCGGTCTGATAGCTGGTTTAGGGTTTGGTTACGTCATCGCCATCGTCTATGGATTCTTGATGATGGACATCGGGCTTGCCGTGCCGAGCTGGGAACAGATCGAGAGTCTTTACGCGTTTTCAAAATTCAGCTGGCTTACATCAATCGCCAACAAGATGTGGAACTGGGTGGACGTCCTCGTGCTCGGCCTTTTCGTTGCCTCGAACTTCATCGCTATCTACGAAGTCAGTTGGAAGATAACCGGCGTGTTCTACTTCGCGTCGGTTGCGCTCTCGGAGGCCATATTCCCCAAAGTCAGCAACTTACATTATCAAGGTAAACACGACGAATCGAGACAGCTCATCAATAGGGCAGTCACGTACTCCGGCGTCCTGGTCATCCCGGGCATCGTCGGGTCTATCTTCTTGGGAGAGCACGTACTCGCGGTATACGGTGAGGAGTTCTCCGCAGGGTACGAGATTATGGCAATTCTCATGGTCGGCCGTATTTTCCACTGCTACTACTCGGTGCTCGCGTTCACGCTCAACGCAGTCGACAGGCCGGACCTGGCGTTCCGGATCAACGCCGTGTTTCTCGTAACGAACGTCATCGGCAACTTCGGCCTCGTCATGGTGATGGGATGGACCGGAGCAGCGATAGCGACCGCCGGTTCAATGCTCGTTTCGCTCGGCCTGGCGTCCACGTACATCAAACAGATCGTCAACGTCGGGATCGATTACCAGGCTATCAGCAAGCAGATCGTCTCTGCGACGTCCATGGGCCTCGGACTGCTCTTGTTCCAGCGACTTTATTCGATTGACTCGCTTCCGTTCCTCGCGGTGGCCGTGGCCGCCGGCGGTGCCATCTACTTCCTCTCGCTGTCTTTGTTACACCGCGATGCGGTTGTGGCATTCGTCGAACGGTACCAGCCTATCCGCCGAAACACCTGA
- a CDS encoding winged helix-turn-helix domain-containing protein, which produces MSYDTEHVRNAGNPPGPITGVPTFTELLENPSLAALYTSIRRAGATTSPELVETATVSKKTVYDYLHKLEQAGLISEVDTDTGTPRTPPRSSN; this is translated from the coding sequence ATGAGCTACGACACGGAACACGTGCGAAACGCGGGTAACCCACCGGGGCCGATCACCGGCGTCCCGACGTTCACAGAGTTGCTCGAGAACCCATCTCTCGCCGCCCTCTATACGTCGATCAGACGAGCGGGAGCAACGACAAGTCCCGAACTCGTCGAGACAGCGACCGTTTCGAAAAAGACGGTGTACGACTACCTGCACAAACTGGAGCAGGCCGGCCTGATCAGCGAGGTCGACACCGATACCGGGACGCCGCGTACACCACCCAGGAGTTCGAACTGA
- a CDS encoding nucleoside/nucleotide kinase family protein has product MISSNFRSICIIGADGAGKTTVGNEIVDQVQYSDRSYRYWWCGWREFRSFPFRAARKIAHLTGIIGDDRDRDASSTNRSAADPSLFTKVLGLFYFSFVAVDHVLSTVPRAVKFALDDTPVIYDRYYFGMLVGFCAYYSYSKRVVDLLMSFAALYPSPDVVIYLDVPPETAYERKADVPSPEYIVKRRQTYLHVVDEQITATVDAGNSQEQVVADVLEILEEDDA; this is encoded by the coding sequence ATGATATCGAGCAATTTCCGGTCGATCTGTATCATCGGTGCGGACGGAGCGGGGAAGACTACCGTCGGTAACGAGATTGTAGACCAGGTACAGTACTCCGACCGCTCGTATAGATACTGGTGGTGTGGTTGGCGCGAGTTCCGAAGTTTCCCGTTTCGCGCGGCACGAAAAATCGCGCATCTAACGGGCATCATCGGCGATGATCGGGACCGAGATGCGTCTAGCACGAACCGTTCGGCGGCGGACCCGTCTCTCTTCACGAAGGTCCTCGGCCTCTTTTACTTCTCGTTCGTCGCCGTCGATCACGTGCTATCAACCGTTCCCCGGGCTGTAAAATTCGCCCTCGACGACACACCGGTCATTTACGACCGGTACTATTTCGGGATGCTCGTCGGTTTCTGCGCGTACTACTCCTATTCTAAGCGCGTCGTCGATCTCCTGATGTCCTTTGCAGCCCTCTACCCGTCTCCCGACGTCGTCATCTATCTCGACGTTCCCCCGGAGACGGCATACGAGCGGAAAGCCGACGTCCCGTCGCCGGAGTACATTGTGAAGCGACGTCAGACGTACCTGCATGTGGTTGACGAACAGATCACGGCGACCGTTGATGCGGGTAACTCCCAGGAGCAAGTCGTCGCGGACGTCTTGGAAATACTGGAGGAAGACGATGCCTAG
- a CDS encoding glycosyltransferase family 4 protein translates to MTSRICLVGEFEKDPDEAMRKTAQEYVAQLQSEFDVLPINASECFRPSNVRSIVAFDPDAIHFIPGPSIYSFAYTKFVGSLTDATVIHSAPHHGFHDLDGDIYYQSSHRLRKLIPALQPDKLLVQSPESKQFFEKHGVDCEYLFSGVSLDTHKPVSTDRKTELQEKYNLPVDEHLTLHVGSLKEWRNIPVLPDVIDESTQLVVVGSTATQEEKAVQRQLEAAGAIVIHEYIENIEEIYSAADLYVFPTQEQVACCDVPLTVLEAMATNLPVLTTTFGGLPVMFDEGDGLFFGDDPDQLSTKFDEARRVEEPNTREMVDPYSWSQAGEALATVYSRLS, encoded by the coding sequence ATGACATCCAGAATCTGCTTGGTTGGCGAATTCGAAAAGGATCCCGACGAAGCGATGCGAAAAACTGCACAGGAGTACGTGGCGCAACTTCAGTCGGAGTTCGACGTACTCCCGATCAATGCATCGGAGTGCTTCCGCCCGAGCAACGTCCGATCGATCGTCGCTTTTGACCCGGATGCAATCCACTTCATTCCCGGCCCGTCGATCTACAGCTTCGCGTATACGAAGTTCGTCGGTTCACTCACGGACGCGACCGTGATCCACTCGGCCCCGCATCACGGCTTCCACGACCTTGACGGCGACATCTACTACCAGAGTTCGCACCGCCTCAGGAAACTCATTCCCGCGCTTCAGCCCGACAAACTGCTCGTTCAATCACCGGAGTCGAAGCAGTTTTTCGAGAAACACGGCGTGGACTGTGAGTACCTGTTCTCCGGTGTCTCACTCGACACGCACAAGCCCGTCTCTACCGACAGAAAGACCGAACTCCAGGAGAAATACAATCTTCCTGTCGACGAGCATCTGACTCTCCACGTTGGTTCACTCAAAGAGTGGCGTAACATCCCTGTTCTCCCAGACGTAATCGACGAGTCGACTCAGTTAGTCGTCGTGGGGAGCACTGCGACTCAGGAAGAAAAGGCGGTCCAGCGCCAATTAGAAGCGGCAGGGGCAATTGTGATCCACGAGTATATAGAGAACATCGAGGAAATCTATTCCGCCGCTGATCTGTACGTGTTCCCAACGCAGGAGCAAGTCGCGTGCTGTGACGTTCCGTTGACTGTGCTCGAAGCTATGGCGACAAATCTTCCCGTTCTCACTACCACGTTCGGCGGCCTCCCGGTGATGTTCGACGAAGGTGACGGGCTGTTCTTCGGTGACGACCCCGATCAGTTATCGACGAAGTTCGACGAGGCCAGGCGGGTTGAGGAACCGAACACAAGGGAGATGGTCGATCCGTACTCTTGGTCGCAGGCCGGGGAAGCGCTTGCTACCGTTTACAGCCGGTTGTCCTGA
- a CDS encoding glycosyltransferase family 4 protein, which produces MPRIGIAGDALSGNTSGVGNYLLELLRHGAFDGYSATLYTKERHQQIAHMDGIDVKPVDPHSVFNAVPDPISHVWWENVAAGRAAVSDDVDLYFGSNYLVPLTFREKSVIVVHDLIHEMCPEYLPRSYVYYMKALLPRSIARADRVITVSESTKTDLVDIYDVESDAVSVAYGSASDRFSIDNIADTEGAIVREKYGIDGNFILYVGNLEPRKNVHTVIDALERLSPEQRPELAIAGQKFQGYPELSRSYEMSSCQDDITFLGYVDDEDLPSLYASARAFVFPSFYEGFGLPLLEAMKAGTPVVTSDRSSLPEVVGDTGKIVEPTSTEELAIAIRDLLSKPSNATLARQATDRAAKFSWDDAAATVSRTVDEVI; this is translated from the coding sequence ATGCCTAGGATTGGTATCGCTGGCGATGCCCTTTCGGGGAACACGTCCGGCGTTGGCAACTATCTGCTGGAACTGCTCCGTCACGGTGCCTTCGACGGTTACTCTGCTACGCTCTACACCAAGGAGCGTCACCAGCAGATTGCCCACATGGACGGCATAGACGTCAAACCCGTCGACCCGCACAGCGTCTTCAACGCCGTCCCCGACCCGATTTCCCACGTATGGTGGGAGAACGTCGCGGCCGGACGAGCGGCCGTCTCTGACGATGTTGACCTCTACTTCGGTTCCAACTATCTCGTTCCGTTAACCTTCCGGGAGAAGTCGGTGATAGTCGTCCACGACCTCATCCACGAAATGTGTCCGGAGTACCTCCCGAGATCATACGTTTATTACATGAAGGCGCTTTTACCTCGGTCTATCGCGCGAGCCGACAGGGTGATCACGGTGTCCGAGAGTACCAAGACGGATCTGGTCGACATATACGATGTGGAGAGCGACGCCGTCTCCGTCGCATACGGGTCTGCGAGCGACCGATTCAGTATCGACAACATCGCTGACACAGAAGGAGCGATTGTTCGCGAAAAATACGGTATCGATGGGAATTTTATCCTCTACGTGGGGAACCTCGAACCGAGAAAGAACGTCCACACGGTGATCGACGCACTCGAGCGATTGTCCCCGGAGCAGCGTCCGGAACTCGCAATCGCCGGTCAGAAGTTCCAGGGCTATCCAGAACTCTCGCGGTCTTACGAGATGTCGTCGTGTCAGGATGACATTACGTTCTTGGGCTACGTCGACGATGAGGACCTCCCGTCGCTGTACGCGTCTGCGAGGGCCTTCGTTTTCCCATCCTTCTATGAGGGGTTCGGGCTCCCGTTGCTGGAGGCGATGAAAGCGGGGACTCCCGTCGTGACGTCGGACCGCTCTTCGTTGCCCGAAGTTGTAGGAGATACGGGGAAGATTGTCGAACCTACCTCGACAGAGGAACTGGCCATAGCTATCCGAGACCTTCTCTCGAAACCGTCAAACGCTACTCTAGCACGTCAGGCCACGGATCGAGCGGCGAAATTCTCGTGGGACGATGCGGCAGCGACAGTCAGTCGCACTGTCGACGAGGTAATTTGA
- a CDS encoding sulfatase-like hydrolase/transferase, giving the protein MMEEINNVYIFVADSLRWDALPEAAGSDGVVFKTVAQSLYSPPSFATLATGLYPQQHGVTGWAKQFPDGVKTFFDLEDVSTGFFQKSGSAADPIYDAVSVEGKTNLDELETPFFYMERDMTPHVPFNGYDSVAEYFDGIGGDYEKLQRDYRAAAERSFAKFQSRVEQIKDTLDEDDTMFVFTSDHGELLGEYGDVVHTFPACPELVYVPTVMMTPGGTDDVETAVESNGIIEHVDVVETIARRFTDDFQTAGADLFTDERSREWGYNFARSTRNGMTFYTADSIWWENAGYSRQTNRRTERLLLAIYMMTRSAEKPALWSDPMSLLKTYINTSHTFGDPPISPSAAENEIDDIRKTIQTREAEESALSDTSRDRLKDLGYIQ; this is encoded by the coding sequence ATGATGGAAGAAATAAATAACGTGTATATTTTCGTCGCCGACAGCCTTCGGTGGGACGCTCTCCCTGAAGCTGCAGGGTCGGATGGCGTAGTGTTCAAAACGGTAGCGCAGTCCCTCTACTCGCCCCCATCGTTCGCGACATTGGCGACCGGTTTGTATCCGCAGCAACACGGCGTGACCGGCTGGGCGAAGCAGTTCCCGGACGGTGTGAAGACGTTCTTCGACTTGGAGGATGTCTCGACCGGTTTCTTCCAGAAGAGTGGTTCGGCTGCAGATCCGATATACGATGCCGTGTCCGTAGAGGGAAAGACCAATCTCGACGAACTGGAGACGCCGTTTTTCTACATGGAACGGGATATGACGCCTCACGTCCCCTTTAACGGGTACGACTCCGTAGCGGAATACTTCGACGGAATCGGCGGCGATTACGAGAAACTACAGCGTGATTACCGTGCGGCGGCCGAGCGTTCGTTTGCCAAGTTTCAAAGTCGAGTGGAGCAGATCAAGGACACGCTCGATGAGGATGACACGATGTTCGTCTTCACCAGCGACCACGGTGAACTCCTCGGGGAGTACGGTGACGTCGTTCACACATTTCCTGCCTGCCCCGAACTTGTGTACGTCCCTACAGTGATGATGACTCCCGGAGGAACGGACGACGTTGAGACTGCGGTGGAATCGAATGGGATCATCGAGCATGTGGACGTCGTAGAGACGATTGCACGGCGATTCACTGACGACTTTCAGACCGCCGGTGCGGATCTGTTCACAGACGAGCGGAGTCGAGAGTGGGGCTATAATTTTGCTCGATCAACCCGGAACGGTATGACGTTCTATACCGCAGACAGTATCTGGTGGGAGAACGCCGGATACAGTCGACAAACGAACCGACGAACTGAGCGACTGTTACTGGCAATCTATATGATGACGCGAAGCGCAGAAAAACCCGCATTGTGGTCAGACCCGATGTCCCTGCTTAAAACTTATATAAATACCTCACACACATTCGGGGATCCGCCAATCTCACCGTCCGCGGCTGAGAACGAAATCGACGACATCAGGAAGACAATTCAGACCCGCGAGGCCGAAGAGAGCGCCCTATCAGACACCTCCCGGGACCGATTGAAGGACCTGGGCTACATCCAGTAA